The Columba livia isolate bColLiv1 breed racing homer chromosome 13, bColLiv1.pat.W.v2, whole genome shotgun sequence genome has a segment encoding these proteins:
- the ZNF507 gene encoding zinc finger protein 507 isoform X3 gives MEEGSSVAVLMPNIGEQEAVLISETVIGPTLQNSEDQRKCKTDPLIHVIQKLSKIVENEKSQRCLLIGKKRSHSNGSAQSFDSDDLCEIPAKAIELSVIATKKTEELQADYFVTECLPPSKKKVTCYQCSLCKFLSPSLLTLQEHIKQHGQKNEVILMCSECHFASKRQEELESHFQNCHENDGKNSIQTEVQQCVNVASSFLQGPVEGSVKSGTDQPGNLECKDITQSSPMPEMGRRKWYTYEQYGMYRCLICRYTCGQQRMLKTHAWKHAGEVDCSYPIFEEENETTNLSETVVTQTPHSVDTVVLSLENNELDIHSEPSLQLQICNSEQLSCKLPAGTNVKEEEMLNQSVVHSPTTEVLEETVSDTEQDNMIADSLLSSAQKIINCSPNKKGHVNVIVERLPGAEESVLQKPFLMNTDIETEKNLILEESRVTCEEPDEVYCSDEMQEVIIGWNNAEKKDNELSPNKNVTTDENAPPVRRRTNSESLRLHSLAAEALVTMPIRAAELTGSGFRTLPGEDAVGAGAGQGEADGPCVAHSKAISSLKNPSEEFSGLNQSECAIVEIQKERPELSEAPIKMGISMSLLTVIEKLKERTDQNASDDDILKELQDNAQCQNANDANIPGSNLVEYIPNVDRPYRCRLCHYSSGNKGYIKQHLRVHRQRQPYQCPICEHIADNSKDLESHMINHCKTRMYQCKQCEESFHYKSQLRNHEREQHSLPDIFSTATSNKLIVSNEADEREDVLSVDMCVAILHPSSPTCGNMQVTKTITMNK, from the exons ATGGAAGAAGGAAGCAGTGTTGCGGTATTGATGCCAAATAttggggagcaggaagctgtgctgatTTCTGAAACAGTCATTGGCCCAACACTGCAGAACAGTGAAGATCAGAGAAAATGTAAAACTGATCCACTAATCCATGTTATCCAGAAACTCAGCAAAATAGTTGAAAACGAGAAGTCACAAAGATGCCTTTTAATAGGGAAAAAACGTTCCCATAGTAATGGTTCTGCACAGTCCTTTGACTCAGACGATCTTTGTGAAATCCCAGCTAAAGCAATTGAGCTATCTGTTATTGCTACGAAAAAGACTGAAGAGTTGCAAGCAGATTATTTTGTGACTGAATGTCTTCCACCAAGCAAAAAGAAGGTGACATGCTACCAGTGTAGTCTGTGTAAGTTTCTGTCACCTTCTCTTTTAACACTACAAGAACATATAAAACAACATGggcagaaaaatgaagttatattAATGTGCTCAGAGTGTCATTTTGCTTCTAAAAGGCAAGAAGAACTTGAATCCCACTTCCAAAATTGCCATGAGAATGATGGCAAAAATAGCATCCAGACAGAAGTGCAGCAATGTGTAAATGTCGCAAGTTCATTTTTGCAAGGGCCAGTGGAAGGAAGTGTCAAATCAGGAACTGATCAGCCAGGAAATCTGGAATGTAAAGATATAACTCAGTCTAGTCCTATGCCTGAGATGGGTAGGAGGAAATGGTATACTTACGAGCAGTATGGCATGTACCGGTGTTTAATTTGTCGGTACACCTGTGGTCAGCAAAGGATGCTGAAAACACATGCCTGGAAGCATGCGGGTGAGGTTGATTGCTCCTATCCTatctttgaggaagaaaatgaaactacCAACTTGTCAGAGACAGTTGTAACTCAAACACCTCATAGCGTGGATAcagttgttctttctttggaaaACAATGAACTTGATATCCATAGTGAGCCTTCTCTTCAGCTTCAGATTTGCAATTCTGAGCAACTGTCATGCAAATTGCCAGCAGGAACAAATGTCAAAGAGGAAGAGATGTTAAATCAGTCTGTAGTGCATTCTCCTACTACGGAGGTTCTAGAGGAGACTGTATCCGATACAGAACAGGATAATATGATAGCCGATAGCCTGCTTTCATCAGCACAGAAAATCATTAATTGTAGTCCGAATAAAAAGGGTCACGTTAATGTAATAGTAGAGCGTTTGCCAGGTGCTGAAGAAAGTGTCTTACAAAAGCCTTTCTTGATGAACACTGacattgaaacagaaaaaaacctaatCTTGGAGGAGTCCCGTGTTACCTgtgaagaacctgatgaagtttaTTGTTCAGATGAAATGCAGGAAGTAATAATAGGATGGAATAATGCCGAGAAGAAAGATAATGAGTTAAGCCCTAATAAAAATGTAACGACTGATGAAAATGCACCTCCTGTTCGAAGAAGGACAAATTCAGAGTCTTTACGGCTACACTCATTAGCTGCAGAAGCTCTTGTTACGATGCCCATCAGGGCTGCAGAACTAACAGGGTCTGGCTTCAGGACTCTGCCTGGCGAAGATGCTGTGGGTGCAGGTgcagggcagggagaagctgatGGCCCATGCGTGGCTCATTCTAAAGCCATATCCTCACTTAAGAATCCTTCAGAGGAGTTTAGTGGCTTAAACCAAAGTGAATGTGCAATAGTAGAGATACAGAAGGAAAGGCCAGAGTTATCAGAAGCACCAATTAAAATGGGCATCAGTATGTCACTGCTCACTGTCATTGAAAAACTGAAGGAGAGGACAGATCAGAATGCTTCTGATGATGACATCTTGAAAGAATTACAAGACAACGCACAATGCCAAAATGCAAATGATGCAAATATTCCTGGAAGTAACCTAGTAGAATATATACCTAATGTAGATCGACCCTACCGCTGCCGCCTCTGCCATTACAGCAGCGGTAATAAGGGGTACATAAAACAACACCTGAGAGTCCATCGGCAGCGGCAGCCGTACCAGTGTCCTATCTGTGAACACATCGCTGACAACAGCAAGGATCTAGAGAGCCACATGATCAACCACTGCAAAACAAGAATGTATCAGTGCAAACAATGTGAAGAATCCTTTCATTATAAG AGCCAACTGCGAAATCATGAAAGAGAACAACACAGCCTTCCAGATATCTTTTCGACAGCTACATCTAACAAACTAATAGTTTCCAATGAAGCAGATGAAAGAGAAG